A single region of the Sporichthyaceae bacterium genome encodes:
- a CDS encoding serine hydrolase domain-containing protein: protein KELLIPGAVVEVRTPQGDFTTAVGTTQRGAQVPPGADTHYRIASITKTMTSAVIVLLVQEGKLQFSDPIWVRLS, encoded by the coding sequence CAAGGAGCTGTTGATTCCCGGCGCCGTGGTGGAGGTGCGTACCCCGCAGGGCGATTTCACGACTGCCGTCGGCACGACGCAACGGGGCGCCCAAGTGCCGCCGGGCGCTGACACCCACTACCGTATCGCCTCGATTACCAAGACGATGACCTCCGCGGTGATTGTGCTGCTGGTCCAGGAGGGCAAGCTCCAGTTCAGCGATCCGATATGGGTGCGGCTCTCCTGA